One part of the Haliaeetus albicilla chromosome 9, bHalAlb1.1, whole genome shotgun sequence genome encodes these proteins:
- the LOC104321391 gene encoding aldehyde dehydrogenase family 3 member A2 isoform X1 yields MQRMQEVVGRARAAFNSGRCRSLEFRMQQLKALERMVQEKEEEILAAIKADLHKSGHGAYGHEILGVLGELALAMDKLLSWAAPQPVKKNLLMIRDEAYICLEPLGVVLIIGTWNYPFVLVMQPLIGAIAAGNAVVVKPSEISENTAQLVADLLPQYLDRELYPVVTGRAAEMTALLTQRFDHILYTGNSTVGKIVMAAAAKHLTPVTLELGGKNPCYIDKDCDLAVACRRITWGKYMNCGQTCIAPDYIICDPSIQSKVVENIKAALQEFYGEDVKSSPDYERIINKRHFKRILGLLEGQKIAHGGEADEASCFIAPTILTDVSPESKVMEEEIFGPVLPILTMKSVDKAIEFINRREKPLALYVFSNDKKLIKRVISETSSGGVTGNDVIMHSVLSTLPFGGVGNSGMGAYHGKHSFETFSHRRACLIKDLKMEGMNNFRYPPSSQKKVDWAKFFLLKRFNKGRVGLVILALLGIVAAVVIKNHQSVLKRKALLIVLAVQRLGWLSVW; encoded by the exons ATGCAGAGGATGCAGGAGGTCGTTGGGCGGGCGAGAGCCGCCTTCAACTCGGGCCGGTGCCGCTCGCTGGAGTTCAGGATGCAGCAGCTGAAGGCCCTGGAGCGGATggtgcaggagaaggaggaggagatccTGGCAGCCATCAAGGCAGATCTGCACAAG AGTGGACACGGTGCGTACGGCCATGAGATCCTGGGCGTTCTGGGGGAGCTGGCCCTGGCCATGGACAAGCTGCTGTCCTGGGCAGCCCCTCAGCCTGTGAAGAAGAACCTGCTGATGATCCGGGACGAGGCCTACATCTGCCTCGAGCCGCTGGGGGTGGTGCTGATCATCGGGACCTGGAACTACCCCTTTGTCCTGGTCATGCAACCTTTGATCGGGGCCATCGCAGCAG GCAATGCCGTGGTGGTGAAGCCGTCAGAGATCAGCGAGAACACGGCTCAGCTGGTGGCTGATCTCCTCCCCCAGTACCTTGACCGG GAGCTGTACCCTGTGGTCACTGGGAGGGCAGCCGAGATGACAGCGCTGCTGACGCAGAGATTCGATCACATCCTGTATACCGGCAACTCCACAGTGGGCAAAATCGTGATGGCAGCAGCCGCCAAGCACCTGACGCCCGTCACCCTGGAGCTGGGTGGGAAAAACCCCTGCTACATTGACAAGGACTGTGACCTGGCTGTTGCCTGCAG GCGGATAACGTGGGGGAAGTACATGAACTGTGGGCAGACCTGCATCGCCCCAGACTACATTATCTGTGACCCATCCATCCAGAGCAAGGTGGTGGAGAACATCAAGGCGGCTCTGCAG GAGTTCTATGGGGAAGACGTGAAGTCATCTCCGGATTACGAAAGGATCATCAACAAGCGTCACTTCAAGAGGATCCTGGGCCTGTTGGAAGGGCAGAAGATTGCTCACGGGGGAGAGGCTGATGAGGCCTCCTGCTTCATAG CACCGACTATTCTCACCGACGTTTCTCCAGAGTCAAAGGTGATGGAGGAGGAAATCTTTGGACCGGTCCTTCCCATTCTGACTATGAAGAGCGTAGACAAAGCCATTGAGTTCATCAACCGTCGGGAGAAGCCCCTTGCCCTGTATGTCTTCTCCAACGACAAGAAG ttAATCAAAAGAGTTATCTCAGAAACCTCCAGTGGGGGTGTGACTGGAAATGATGTCATCATGCATTCTGTCCTCTCAACCTTACCCTTTGGTGGTGTTG GTAACAGCGGGATGGGCGCCTACCATGGCAAGCACAGCTTTGAGACCTTCTCCCACCGCCGTGCCTGCTTGATCAAGGACCTGAAGATGGAGGGTATGAACAATTTCCGTTACCCACCTAGCAGCCAGAAGAAGGTGGACTGGGCCAAGTTCTTCCTCTTGAAGCGATTTAACAAGGGCCGAGTGGGACTGGTCATCTTGGCCCTGCTGGGGATTGTGGCAGCGGTGGTGATAAAG AATCACCAGTCTGTGCTGAAGAGAAAAGCTCTCTTGATTGTGCTGGCTGTTCAgaggctgggctggctgagTGTGTGGTAA
- the LOC104321391 gene encoding aldehyde dehydrogenase family 3 member A2 isoform X2, translated as MQRMQEVVGRARAAFNSGRCRSLEFRMQQLKALERMVQEKEEEILAAIKADLHKSGHGAYGHEILGVLGELALAMDKLLSWAAPQPVKKNLLMIRDEAYICLEPLGVVLIIGTWNYPFVLVMQPLIGAIAAGNAVVVKPSEISENTAQLVADLLPQYLDRELYPVVTGRAAEMTALLTQRFDHILYTGNSTVGKIVMAAAAKHLTPVTLELGGKNPCYIDKDCDLAVACRRITWGKYMNCGQTCIAPDYIICDPSIQSKVVENIKAALQEFYGEDVKSSPDYERIINKRHFKRILGLLEGQKIAHGGEADEASCFIAPTILTDVSPESKVMEEEIFGPVLPILTMKSVDKAIEFINRREKPLALYVFSNDKKLIKRVISETSSGGVTGNDVIMHSVLSTLPFGGVGNSGMGAYHGKHSFEIFSHRCTCLIKDLKMEGTNNLWYPPSSQKKVDWAKFFLLKRFNKGQVGLVILALLGIVVAVVAKVSFRSLLSA; from the exons ATGCAGAGGATGCAGGAGGTCGTTGGGCGGGCGAGAGCCGCCTTCAACTCGGGCCGGTGCCGCTCGCTGGAGTTCAGGATGCAGCAGCTGAAGGCCCTGGAGCGGATggtgcaggagaaggaggaggagatccTGGCAGCCATCAAGGCAGATCTGCACAAG AGTGGACACGGTGCGTACGGCCATGAGATCCTGGGCGTTCTGGGGGAGCTGGCCCTGGCCATGGACAAGCTGCTGTCCTGGGCAGCCCCTCAGCCTGTGAAGAAGAACCTGCTGATGATCCGGGACGAGGCCTACATCTGCCTCGAGCCGCTGGGGGTGGTGCTGATCATCGGGACCTGGAACTACCCCTTTGTCCTGGTCATGCAACCTTTGATCGGGGCCATCGCAGCAG GCAATGCCGTGGTGGTGAAGCCGTCAGAGATCAGCGAGAACACGGCTCAGCTGGTGGCTGATCTCCTCCCCCAGTACCTTGACCGG GAGCTGTACCCTGTGGTCACTGGGAGGGCAGCCGAGATGACAGCGCTGCTGACGCAGAGATTCGATCACATCCTGTATACCGGCAACTCCACAGTGGGCAAAATCGTGATGGCAGCAGCCGCCAAGCACCTGACGCCCGTCACCCTGGAGCTGGGTGGGAAAAACCCCTGCTACATTGACAAGGACTGTGACCTGGCTGTTGCCTGCAG GCGGATAACGTGGGGGAAGTACATGAACTGTGGGCAGACCTGCATCGCCCCAGACTACATTATCTGTGACCCATCCATCCAGAGCAAGGTGGTGGAGAACATCAAGGCGGCTCTGCAG GAGTTCTATGGGGAAGACGTGAAGTCATCTCCGGATTACGAAAGGATCATCAACAAGCGTCACTTCAAGAGGATCCTGGGCCTGTTGGAAGGGCAGAAGATTGCTCACGGGGGAGAGGCTGATGAGGCCTCCTGCTTCATAG CACCGACTATTCTCACCGACGTTTCTCCAGAGTCAAAGGTGATGGAGGAGGAAATCTTTGGACCGGTCCTTCCCATTCTGACTATGAAGAGCGTAGACAAAGCCATTGAGTTCATCAACCGTCGGGAGAAGCCCCTTGCCCTGTATGTCTTCTCCAACGACAAGAAG ttAATCAAAAGAGTTATCTCAGAAACCTCCAGTGGGGGTGTGACTGGAAATGATGTCATCATGCATTCTGTCCTCTCAACCTTACCCTTTGGTGGTGTTG GTAACAGTGGGATGGGCGCCTACCACGGCAAGCACAGCTTTGAGATCTTCTCCCACCGCTGTACCTGCTTGATCAAGGACCTGAAGATGGAGGGTACGAACAATCTCTGGTACCCACCTAGCAGCCAGAAGAAGGTGGACTGGGCCAAGTTCTTCCTCTTGAAGCGATTTAACAAGGGCCAAGTGGGACTGGTCATCTTGGCCCTGCTGGGGATTGTGGTAGCAGTGGTAGCAAAGGTGAGCTTTAGgtctctgctttctgcatgA
- the LOC104321391 gene encoding aldehyde dehydrogenase family 3 member A2 isoform X3 encodes MQRMQEVVGRARAAFNSGRCRSLEFRMQQLKALERMVQEKEEEILAAIKADLHKSGHGAYGHEILGVLGELALAMDKLLSWAAPQPVKKNLLMIRDEAYICLEPLGVVLIIGTWNYPFVLVMQPLIGAIAAGNAVVVKPSEISENTAQLVADLLPQYLDRELYPVVTGRAAEMTALLTQRFDHILYTGNSTVGKIVMAAAAKHLTPVTLELGGKNPCYIDKDCDLAVACRRITWGKYMNCGQTCIAPDYIICDPSIQSKVVENIKAALQEFYGEDVKSSPDYERIINKRHFKRILGLLEGQKIAHGGEADEASCFIAPTILTDVSPESKVMEEEIFGPVLPILTMKSVDKAIEFINRREKPLALYVFSNDKKLIKRVISETSSGGVTGNDVIMHSVLSTLPFGGVGNSGMGAYHGKHSFETFSHRRACLIKDLKMEGMNNFRYPPSSQKKVDWAKFFLLKRFNKGRVGLVILALLGIVAAVVIKMVCC; translated from the exons ATGCAGAGGATGCAGGAGGTCGTTGGGCGGGCGAGAGCCGCCTTCAACTCGGGCCGGTGCCGCTCGCTGGAGTTCAGGATGCAGCAGCTGAAGGCCCTGGAGCGGATggtgcaggagaaggaggaggagatccTGGCAGCCATCAAGGCAGATCTGCACAAG AGTGGACACGGTGCGTACGGCCATGAGATCCTGGGCGTTCTGGGGGAGCTGGCCCTGGCCATGGACAAGCTGCTGTCCTGGGCAGCCCCTCAGCCTGTGAAGAAGAACCTGCTGATGATCCGGGACGAGGCCTACATCTGCCTCGAGCCGCTGGGGGTGGTGCTGATCATCGGGACCTGGAACTACCCCTTTGTCCTGGTCATGCAACCTTTGATCGGGGCCATCGCAGCAG GCAATGCCGTGGTGGTGAAGCCGTCAGAGATCAGCGAGAACACGGCTCAGCTGGTGGCTGATCTCCTCCCCCAGTACCTTGACCGG GAGCTGTACCCTGTGGTCACTGGGAGGGCAGCCGAGATGACAGCGCTGCTGACGCAGAGATTCGATCACATCCTGTATACCGGCAACTCCACAGTGGGCAAAATCGTGATGGCAGCAGCCGCCAAGCACCTGACGCCCGTCACCCTGGAGCTGGGTGGGAAAAACCCCTGCTACATTGACAAGGACTGTGACCTGGCTGTTGCCTGCAG GCGGATAACGTGGGGGAAGTACATGAACTGTGGGCAGACCTGCATCGCCCCAGACTACATTATCTGTGACCCATCCATCCAGAGCAAGGTGGTGGAGAACATCAAGGCGGCTCTGCAG GAGTTCTATGGGGAAGACGTGAAGTCATCTCCGGATTACGAAAGGATCATCAACAAGCGTCACTTCAAGAGGATCCTGGGCCTGTTGGAAGGGCAGAAGATTGCTCACGGGGGAGAGGCTGATGAGGCCTCCTGCTTCATAG CACCGACTATTCTCACCGACGTTTCTCCAGAGTCAAAGGTGATGGAGGAGGAAATCTTTGGACCGGTCCTTCCCATTCTGACTATGAAGAGCGTAGACAAAGCCATTGAGTTCATCAACCGTCGGGAGAAGCCCCTTGCCCTGTATGTCTTCTCCAACGACAAGAAG ttAATCAAAAGAGTTATCTCAGAAACCTCCAGTGGGGGTGTGACTGGAAATGATGTCATCATGCATTCTGTCCTCTCAACCTTACCCTTTGGTGGTGTTG GTAACAGCGGGATGGGCGCCTACCATGGCAAGCACAGCTTTGAGACCTTCTCCCACCGCCGTGCCTGCTTGATCAAGGACCTGAAGATGGAGGGTATGAACAATTTCCGTTACCCACCTAGCAGCCAGAAGAAGGTGGACTGGGCCAAGTTCTTCCTCTTGAAGCGATTTAACAAGGGCCGAGTGGGACTGGTCATCTTGGCCCTGCTGGGGATTGTGGCAGCGGTGGTGATAAAG ATGGTTTGCTGCTGA